In the Catenovulum adriaticum genome, TGTTTATAAAATACAGAAGCACCAGTTCGTCTGCCGTCTTCAATGTAAATTAATAAGGCAGTAATCAACATCAGCGGCCATGTTAGTAAAAATACTAATAGGCCCATAAAGGCATTAAATAAATAATCAATAGAATCTCGCAGGTGGTTATTGGTGTGAAAGCCGTTAGAGTAGATGACCCAACTTGGATAAATTAAGTTGACTGCTACTTGTCCGGTTTCACGTTCAATAAAATCTAGAATATCTGTTATTTCTATACCACGGATTTTAAAGTTAAATAACGCTTCGAGAGGGAGTGCATTTCGTCTTTCATCACATGCAATAATGATTTCTTGAATGTCATTTTCGATAACAAATTTTTCTAGATCTTTTTTTACATCAAGCTCGATAATATTTTCATTAATAATACTATTTTGTTTGTCGCCTTGCAGGGGGATAAAACCCACAAGATTGATACCTCGTCGGTCAGCTCTGCGTCGCATTCTTCGCTCAATAATTGACGCTCGTTCACCTGCACCTATCACCAATACATCTTTTCGCGAGAAGCCAAACCATTCATTATCCATAATGATGTATCTAAAAGCTGAAACTCCAACAATCCCAGCTAAGGCGGTATACGGAACAAAAAATGGATTTAATTTAAGACTGGGGATGATGTTTAAAATAATGGCATCGTGGCAGAAGTAGGCTAAACCTATACTGACCAATATTCTTCTAAAAATACCGCGTATTGATTCTCGTAACCTTAGTTCATAAAGCCCCACTGAAAGTAGTGAAAGTTGAGCAATAACAACAAAGATGAGTACATTAACAATATGAACTTGAATACTTTCAAAATCATTAAAGGGGTGATTAAATGATGATAAGTAAAGCCCAATGTACCCAGCGATACATAAGATTGTTGTTTCTATTATGATTAAAGGTTTGATTTTCTGGTGTGTGTGACCAGAGTAGGTGTAAGCCATGCTTGTTATAATTCCATATCACTTTGTGCATTATAGTAAGGCTAAATAGTAAGACTAATATTTAAGCTTAACTAGATCTCAAATAGATTTATATTATTGGCGCACAACGCTTATCCGACAGCAAATTTAAAAAATTACAGATTGGCGTGAGTTTTTAAGTTTTCAGTATACTATGCTGTGTTACGAACAACAACAGACTTTAAATGATATTAAAATTATACTTATATTTCATATCCAAGAATATCACTATTAATTTTATAATCTTATCTAGGCAATTAAACTAACATAAGCTTAAACTTTTGCATATTCAACTGCGTCAAAATAATTTAACTTCGATTGTTTGATTGATTTAATTTTTGATTCCTCTATTATGATCTAATAGCTTAAAATTAATTCGATAATATTGACTATAAGTAAAGGAATAACAAAATGCTGTGTACGAACAAGCATATAGCCCGTATCGCATTAGCCTGTGGTGTGGCATACACGTTAATTAGCTGCTCGGCTAATTATCTCCCCCCAGCTACAAATCACCCATCGAAAACCACCAATATCAACGCTTATAATTATTTAATTGGTCCTGGCGACAGTTTAAGTATATTTGTATGGCGTAACCCAGATATATCAGGATCTTTTACAGTTAGACCTGATGGTAAAATTACCACGTCTTTGGTTGAGGATATCGAAGCATCTGGAAAAACACCCACTGAGCTTGCGCGTAGTGTTGAACAGATACTTGCAACTTATATTAAAGATCCAATAGTCACTGTTAGTGTTAATGGTTTTATTGGCCCACTAAGCGAGCAGGTTAGAGTGATCGGTCAAGCTTCGCAGCCCATGGCTGTTAGCTATCAAGAAAATATGACACTACTTGACTTAATGATTCAAGTGGGCGGCTTAACACAGTTTGCAGATGGCGACGGCGCTAAATTAGTGCGTGTAGTAGAAGGCAAACAAGTAACCTATGACGTTGAAATTAATAGTTTAATTAATTCTGGTGATATCAGCGAAAATGTTGATTTATTGCCTGGCGATATAATAATAATACCAGAAGCTTGGTTTTAACTTTTAGCTTGATATTTTGAGGTTTCGTTTTTAATGGATAACATTCAACAAACGCTGGATGAGCTTTTTGGCTATCTAAAAGGCATTTGGATCAAAAAGCGTTTTATTATAGTTTGCACTTGGCTGATTTGCCCTATTTCATGGTTATATGTCGCTAATATGCAAGATGTGTATCAATCATCTGCCAAGGTTTATGCTGACACTCGCTCAATATTACAACCTTTATTGAGAGGTTTGGCACTTCAAACTAATATAGACCAAGAGTTGCAATTGATGGCAAAAACATTGTTGAGCCGTCCAAATTTAGAAAAAATTGCACGTAATACAGATTTAGATATAACGGCTCAAAATGCGGTGCAATATGAGTCACTTATTAATATGCTGAAACGAGAAATTTCTTTTCGTGCTTCAGGTCGTGAAAATATTTATACGATTAATTTTGAACATCAAGATCCGAATGTCGCAAAGCGTGTAGTTGAAGAAACTTTAACTTTATTTGTTGAATCAACCTTGGGCTCAAACCGCAAAGACTCTGATACAGCGAACAAATTTTTAGATTCTCAGATTTCTGAATATGAAAGACGTTTAGCGGCATCTGAATTGAGACTGTCTGATTTTAAGCGCAAGCATAATGATGTTTTAGTTGAGAGTTCTGGAGGCGTTTATGGCAAATTGTCTTCGCTCAAAAGTCAACTTGAAAACAATGAGTTACAGATTCAAGAAACGGAATCTCGTTTAGAGCAATTAACGGGTGCTCTTCAAAAAACAAAAGATTCTTTGTCTACGTCATCGTCAACGGGGAACTTAATTGAAACTCAATATGACAGTAGAATTGAAACGTTGAGACAGCAGTTGGATGAGTTATTAATTCGTTATACTGTTCGGCATCCAGATGTAATTGAAACTCGTTCTATGCTCACATCGTTAGAAAAAATGCGTAACCAAGAAATTAAAAGCTATCAACAATCATTGGGTGATGAGCCAGGTGATGCAACCAACGTGAAAGGTCGAGTTGGTGAAGAAATGGCGATAACGATGCAAAATTTAAAGAATGAATTGGCATCTTTGAAGGTTAGAAAGCAGTCGTATCAGGAAAAAATCGCGAGCCTTGAAGGTAAAATGGATTTAATTCCCCAAATTGAAGCCGAAATGGCTGGGCTAAATCGAGATTATGGTATTACTAAAAGTAAATATAATGAGCTACTTAGTCGCAGAGAAGCCATGCAGATGTCACAGCAAGCAGATTTGCAATCGGATGACGTGCAGTTTCGTGTAATTGAACCACCTCGAAAAGCGCTTGAGCCTTCAG is a window encoding:
- a CDS encoding TIGR03013 family XrtA/PEP-CTERM system glycosyltransferase, which gives rise to MAYTYSGHTHQKIKPLIIIETTILCIAGYIGLYLSSFNHPFNDFESIQVHIVNVLIFVVIAQLSLLSVGLYELRLRESIRGIFRRILVSIGLAYFCHDAIILNIIPSLKLNPFFVPYTALAGIVGVSAFRYIIMDNEWFGFSRKDVLVIGAGERASIIERRMRRRADRRGINLVGFIPLQGDKQNSIINENIIELDVKKDLEKFVIENDIQEIIIACDERRNALPLEALFNFKIRGIEITDILDFIERETGQVAVNLIYPSWVIYSNGFHTNNHLRDSIDYLFNAFMGLLVFLLTWPLMLITALLIYIEDGRRTGASVFYKQERVGLDGRVFKIIKFRSMGPDAEKSGAQFAQKNDDRTTKVGKLIRKYRIDELPQLFNVFRGEMGFVGPRPERPQFVTQFIKDIPYYNQRHNVKPGLTGWAQLKYPYGSTSEDTIEKLKYDLYYIKHRSIMFDILILLRTFEIILFGKGR
- a CDS encoding XrtA/PEP-CTERM system exopolysaccharide export protein, producing the protein MLCTNKHIARIALACGVAYTLISCSANYLPPATNHPSKTTNINAYNYLIGPGDSLSIFVWRNPDISGSFTVRPDGKITTSLVEDIEASGKTPTELARSVEQILATYIKDPIVTVSVNGFIGPLSEQVRVIGQASQPMAVSYQENMTLLDLMIQVGGLTQFADGDGAKLVRVVEGKQVTYDVEINSLINSGDISENVDLLPGDIIIIPEAWF
- a CDS encoding XrtA system polysaccharide chain length determinant; this translates as MDNIQQTLDELFGYLKGIWIKKRFIIVCTWLICPISWLYVANMQDVYQSSAKVYADTRSILQPLLRGLALQTNIDQELQLMAKTLLSRPNLEKIARNTDLDITAQNAVQYESLINMLKREISFRASGRENIYTINFEHQDPNVAKRVVEETLTLFVESTLGSNRKDSDTANKFLDSQISEYERRLAASELRLSDFKRKHNDVLVESSGGVYGKLSSLKSQLENNELQIQETESRLEQLTGALQKTKDSLSTSSSTGNLIETQYDSRIETLRQQLDELLIRYTVRHPDVIETRSMLTSLEKMRNQEIKSYQQSLGDEPGDATNVKGRVGEEMAITMQNLKNELASLKVRKQSYQEKIASLEGKMDLIPQIEAEMAGLNRDYGITKSKYNELLSRREAMQMSQQADLQSDDVQFRVIEPPRKALEPSGPNRLLFNVAILIVGFGSGIALAFLISQLQPIVLRPSQLTRATGFPVFGAISHVSIKQLKQVENKKLIVFWVSNSLILIGFAGFMLLDAMGYRLNSEFMSKLFSVATEQVRSIF